One window of Novosphingobium sp. P6W genomic DNA carries:
- a CDS encoding VirB3 family type IV secretion system protein, whose amino-acid sequence MARTDDMPGFHAPVHRALAEPILLGGAPRSLAIVNGTLAGAVGLGLRLWLVGLLLWAVGHALSVWAARRDPQFVDVARRHLRYPVWMQP is encoded by the coding sequence ATGGCCAGGACCGACGACATGCCAGGCTTCCACGCCCCCGTTCATCGCGCGCTGGCCGAGCCGATCCTGCTCGGCGGTGCGCCGCGCTCCCTCGCCATCGTCAACGGCACTCTCGCGGGCGCGGTGGGACTTGGCCTGCGGCTGTGGCTGGTCGGCCTCCTGCTCTGGGCAGTAGGCCACGCCCTTTCGGTCTGGGCGGCACGGCGCGATCCGCAGTTCGTCGACGTTGCCCGCAGACACCTGCGTTACCCCGTCTGGATGCAGCCATGA
- a CDS encoding TrbC/VirB2 family protein, with protein MTSPFRNGARRARRICAALSASAVLLPASAYASGSSMPWEAPLQSILESIEGPVAKIIAVMVIIVTGLSLAFGDTSGGFRRLIQIVFGLSIAFAASSFFLSFFSFGGGALV; from the coding sequence ATGACCTCTCCTTTCCGTAATGGCGCACGACGTGCCCGCCGCATTTGCGCCGCCCTTTCCGCCAGCGCCGTGCTGCTCCCCGCCAGCGCCTACGCGTCCGGCTCATCCATGCCTTGGGAGGCACCGCTCCAGAGCATTCTGGAATCGATCGAGGGGCCCGTAGCCAAGATCATTGCGGTCATGGTCATCATCGTGACCGGCCTTAGCCTCGCATTCGGCGACACGTCGGGCGGATTTCGGCGGCTGATCCAGATCGTCTTCGGCCTCTCCATCGCTTTCGCGGCATCCTCGTTTTTCCTGTCGTTCTTTTCCTTCGGGGGCGGGGCACTGGTTTGA
- a CDS encoding sce7726 family protein, translating to MTVRPDARSLGAFELTSSLSELSALDRLFSSAVFQEMARKGRSPLFSRLIYQAGVVERCGKEATVGSAFDTAFARLRTAGSRNEYVYRAAVTKNVLLGKHSLRTASMLNEVRAGGCKADLVILNGTASVYEIKSERDSLARLVNQVANYKRVFATVNVIVGEDHIEGVQRVLDGDVGILMLSRRYRISQVREAVDAPERTCPATIFETLRSAEAVAILKSLGITVPDVPNTRRHAVLRALFAELDPADVHCEMVKTLKRTRSLVPLAELVARLPVSLQAAALSIPVRHGDHDRVVSAVETPLEIAMEWA from the coding sequence ATGACAGTGCGTCCTGACGCGCGGTCACTTGGAGCTTTTGAATTGACGTCGTCGCTATCCGAACTGAGCGCGCTTGATCGCCTGTTCTCGTCTGCCGTTTTTCAGGAAATGGCCAGGAAGGGGCGCTCGCCCCTGTTCAGCCGCCTCATTTACCAGGCGGGCGTTGTAGAGCGCTGCGGAAAAGAGGCGACCGTCGGCTCGGCATTCGATACTGCTTTTGCGCGCCTCCGGACTGCAGGAAGCCGGAACGAATACGTCTATCGCGCGGCGGTCACCAAGAACGTGCTGCTCGGCAAACACTCGCTGCGCACCGCCTCGATGCTCAACGAGGTGCGCGCTGGTGGCTGCAAGGCGGATCTCGTCATCCTGAACGGCACCGCTAGCGTCTATGAGATCAAGTCCGAGCGAGATTCCCTCGCGCGCCTCGTCAATCAGGTCGCCAACTACAAGCGCGTCTTTGCGACGGTTAATGTCATTGTCGGGGAAGACCATATCGAAGGTGTCCAGCGGGTGCTGGACGGCGATGTCGGCATCCTGATGCTGTCGCGGCGCTACCGGATTTCCCAAGTGCGCGAGGCCGTGGATGCGCCTGAGCGGACTTGCCCTGCAACCATCTTCGAGACCCTGCGATCGGCCGAGGCCGTGGCCATCTTAAAGTCACTCGGCATCACCGTGCCAGATGTTCCGAACACGCGGCGTCATGCCGTGCTGCGTGCGCTGTTCGCCGAACTGGACCCGGCCGATGTCCACTGCGAAATGGTCAAGACTTTGAAACGGACACGCTCTCTGGTCCCTCTAGCAGAGCTTGTTGCACGCCTCCCGGTCTCGTTGCAAGCTGCAGCTCTTTCGATACCGGTCAGGCACGGCGATCACGACCGCGTCGTCAGCGCGGTCGAAACACCTCTCGAAATAGCGATGGAGTGGGCATAA
- the trbE gene encoding conjugal transfer protein TrbE translates to MMFLHEYRPRAAMLADFLPWAALVEAGIVLNKDGSFQRTARFRGPDLDSSTPSELIAVTARLNSALRRLGSGWAVFVEAQRLPALAYPDSTFPDPVSALLDIERREQFREAGAHFESSYFLTLLWMPPAEDAARAESWLYEGRRSDRVDPQEMLKGYIDRTDRVLGLVEGFMPEVAWLDDTETLTYLHSTISTKRHRVRVPETSMHLDALLTDEGLTGGLEPMLGDHHLRVATITGFPIATFPGLLDELNALPFPYRWSTRAIMLDKSDAARLLTRIRRQWFAKRKSVAAILKEVMTNEASVLTDSDASNKAADADLALQELGADHAGIALVTATVTVMDTDPTIATDRLRLVEKVIQGRDFTVTTESLNAIEAWLGSLPGHVYANVRQPPISTLNLAHLIPLSAVWAGAERDEHFGDAPLLYGKTEGSTPFRLSLHIGDVGHMLVVGPTGAGKSVLLATMALQFRRYEQSQVIAFDYGGSIRAAAIACGGDWQDLGGALHGIDDEGGPSGEQMAGTSVSLQPLARINDQSERAWAAEWLAGILSQEGLPIDPAAKDHIWSALNSLASAPVSERTLTGLAVLLQSQAMKQALLPYCLGGPWGRLLDADNESIGSASFIAFETEGLVGSGAAGAVLSYLFHRIEARLDGRPTLIIVDEGWLVLDQPAFAATLREWLKTLRKKNASVIFATQSLADVESSAIAPTIIESCPSRVFLPNPRAAEPQITAIYARFGLNARQIEILSRAAPKRDYYYQSPNGNRLFELGLGEVALAFAAVSSKTDQSRISSLVDAHGSEAFAAAWLRERGLDWAAQLLPERGTTALAASIKPSLFPEEP, encoded by the coding sequence ATGATGTTCCTCCACGAGTACCGCCCACGCGCAGCCATGCTCGCCGACTTCCTGCCTTGGGCCGCGCTGGTAGAGGCGGGCATCGTTCTCAACAAGGACGGTTCGTTCCAGCGCACCGCGCGATTTCGCGGGCCCGATCTGGACAGTTCGACGCCTTCCGAACTGATCGCCGTGACCGCGCGGCTGAACAGCGCCCTGCGTCGCCTCGGATCGGGATGGGCGGTGTTCGTCGAAGCCCAGCGCCTACCAGCCCTCGCCTATCCCGACAGCACCTTCCCCGATCCCGTCTCCGCGCTGCTGGATATCGAACGGCGCGAACAATTCCGTGAGGCCGGCGCGCATTTCGAAAGCAGCTATTTTCTGACGTTGCTATGGATGCCGCCCGCCGAAGACGCGGCTCGCGCCGAAAGCTGGCTCTACGAGGGGCGGCGTAGCGATCGCGTCGATCCCCAAGAGATGCTCAAGGGCTACATCGATCGTACCGACCGTGTGCTGGGGCTCGTCGAAGGCTTCATGCCAGAAGTTGCCTGGCTCGACGATACCGAAACGCTCACCTACCTGCACTCGACGATCTCGACCAAGCGTCACCGCGTGCGTGTGCCCGAGACTTCGATGCATCTCGACGCCTTGCTCACCGATGAGGGGCTCACCGGCGGCCTCGAGCCAATGCTGGGCGACCATCATCTGCGCGTAGCGACGATCACCGGTTTTCCCATCGCGACCTTTCCGGGACTGCTGGACGAGCTCAACGCCCTGCCCTTCCCCTATCGTTGGTCGACCCGCGCCATCATGCTCGACAAGAGCGATGCGGCCCGCTTGCTGACGCGTATCCGCCGGCAATGGTTCGCCAAGCGCAAGTCGGTCGCGGCCATCCTCAAGGAAGTGATGACCAACGAAGCCTCGGTGCTGACCGATAGCGATGCATCGAACAAGGCAGCCGACGCCGATCTCGCTCTCCAGGAACTCGGCGCCGATCACGCCGGCATCGCACTTGTCACAGCCACCGTAACGGTGATGGACACCGACCCGACTATCGCAACCGACAGGCTGCGCCTTGTCGAGAAGGTCATTCAGGGCCGCGATTTCACCGTCACGACCGAGAGCCTCAATGCGATCGAGGCCTGGCTCGGATCGCTCCCTGGCCATGTTTACGCCAATGTCCGGCAGCCACCCATTTCCACGCTCAATCTCGCCCACCTGATCCCCCTGTCAGCTGTGTGGGCGGGGGCGGAACGGGACGAGCACTTCGGTGATGCCCCCTTGCTTTATGGCAAGACCGAAGGCTCGACCCCGTTCCGCTTGTCCCTTCATATTGGCGACGTCGGTCATATGCTGGTGGTGGGCCCCACCGGCGCCGGCAAGTCCGTCCTGCTCGCGACCATGGCACTCCAGTTTCGACGATACGAACAGAGCCAGGTGATCGCGTTCGACTACGGCGGCTCGATCCGTGCAGCGGCGATTGCCTGCGGCGGCGATTGGCAGGACCTTGGCGGCGCGCTGCACGGGATAGACGATGAGGGCGGTCCGAGCGGCGAGCAAATGGCCGGCACCAGCGTCAGCCTACAACCGCTTGCTCGGATCAACGACCAATCCGAGCGGGCCTGGGCCGCGGAATGGCTTGCCGGGATCCTGAGCCAGGAGGGCCTGCCGATTGATCCGGCGGCCAAGGACCATATCTGGTCGGCTCTGAACTCGTTGGCTTCCGCCCCCGTTTCTGAACGAACACTCACTGGCCTCGCGGTTCTGCTCCAGTCGCAGGCGATGAAGCAGGCACTTCTTCCCTATTGCCTGGGCGGACCCTGGGGCCGTCTCCTGGATGCAGACAACGAGAGCATTGGCAGTGCCTCGTTCATCGCCTTCGAAACTGAGGGCCTTGTCGGCTCGGGAGCCGCCGGTGCGGTGCTCTCCTATCTCTTCCACCGCATCGAGGCCCGCCTGGACGGTCGCCCTACGCTCATCATCGTCGACGAGGGCTGGTTGGTACTCGATCAACCCGCGTTTGCCGCGACTTTGCGCGAATGGCTCAAGACCCTGCGCAAGAAAAACGCCTCGGTCATCTTCGCGACGCAAAGCCTCGCGGACGTCGAGAGCTCGGCTATTGCCCCGACCATCATCGAAAGCTGCCCGAGCCGGGTCTTCTTGCCGAACCCTCGTGCTGCGGAGCCGCAGATCACGGCGATCTACGCGCGGTTCGGTCTCAATGCGCGGCAAATCGAGATCTTGAGCCGCGCCGCCCCCAAGCGCGATTACTACTATCAATCGCCGAACGGCAATCGCCTGTTCGAACTGGGCTTGGGAGAAGTCGCGCTTGCCTTCGCGGCCGTCTCCTCGAAGACCGATCAGAGCCGCATTTCCAGCCTGGTCGATGCGCACGGAAGCGAAGCATTCGCCGCGGCGTGGCTTCGCGAGCGAGGTCTCGACTGGGCCGCCCAATTGCTCCCCGAACGAGGCACGACGGCCCTAGCCGCGTCAATCAAACCATCGCTATTCCCGGAGGAGCCCTGA
- the trbB gene encoding P-type conjugative transfer ATPase TrbB, giving the protein MDTPSSRSHAQARGVRMLRTAMGDAIADWLSDPEIIEIILNPDGRLWLDRLGAGMSDSGVALGAADGERIIRVVAHYVGMEVHAGSPRVSAELPEGGERFEGLLPPVVSAPAFAIRKPAVSVFSLDDYVGAGIMSARQAEALQVAVVGRLNILVAGGTGSGKTTLANALLAEVAATGDRVVLIEDTRELQCTAPNLVALRTKDGVASLAELVRSSLRLRPDRIPIGEVRGAEALDLLKAWGTGHPGGIGTIHAGSAAGALRRMEQLIQEAVVTVPRQAIAETIGLVAVLVRDSAGRRLSELARVDGFEPLTGDYRLTLLPSPDGDF; this is encoded by the coding sequence ATGGACACGCCATCCAGCCGATCACACGCCCAGGCACGTGGTGTTCGCATGCTGCGCACCGCGATGGGCGATGCCATCGCCGATTGGCTGTCAGACCCCGAAATCATCGAGATCATACTCAACCCGGACGGACGGCTGTGGCTCGACCGACTGGGAGCGGGAATGAGCGACAGCGGCGTAGCCCTTGGTGCCGCCGACGGAGAACGCATTATTCGGGTCGTGGCGCATTACGTCGGCATGGAGGTGCATGCTGGCTCTCCCCGCGTTTCTGCCGAGCTGCCTGAAGGCGGCGAACGCTTCGAAGGGCTCCTGCCGCCGGTCGTCTCCGCCCCCGCGTTCGCTATCCGCAAGCCTGCCGTTTCCGTCTTTTCCCTTGATGACTACGTCGGCGCTGGCATCATGAGCGCACGGCAGGCCGAGGCACTGCAGGTCGCGGTGGTCGGACGGCTCAACATCCTGGTCGCCGGGGGGACCGGAAGCGGCAAGACCACCCTCGCGAATGCTCTCCTCGCCGAAGTCGCCGCCACCGGCGATCGCGTCGTCCTGATCGAAGACACCCGGGAATTGCAGTGCACCGCCCCGAACCTGGTGGCGCTGCGCACGAAAGACGGCGTCGCCTCGCTCGCGGAGCTTGTGCGCTCCTCTCTACGGCTGCGCCCCGATCGCATCCCGATCGGCGAGGTGCGCGGCGCCGAAGCTCTCGATCTTCTCAAGGCCTGGGGTACCGGCCATCCCGGCGGCATCGGCACCATTCACGCCGGCAGCGCCGCCGGCGCGCTCCGCCGAATGGAGCAGCTCATACAGGAAGCGGTGGTCACCGTACCGCGCCAAGCCATCGCCGAGACCATCGGCCTTGTGGCCGTCCTTGTGCGCGACAGCGCCGGCCGCCGGCTTTCCGAACTCGCACGCGTGGATGGATTCGAACCTCTCACCGGCGACTACCGCCTCACCCTCCTGCCCTCACCTGACGGAGATTTTTGA
- a CDS encoding nucleotidyltransferase and HEPN domain-containing protein — protein sequence MRTNLEHLSAQKQRELDRVVQFIFEEFDDALALAKHEWKKRGRIDKIVLYGSYARGDWVDEPHTAKGYQSDFDILIIVNDKRLTDRVDYWLKLEDRFNRELAITHGLRTPVNFIVHSLQEVNDGLAHGRYFFIDLRRDGIALYQFDDSELHVAKPKTSEDALAMAKEYFQDWLPTAQSFSRNAGYAIRDGDLKLSAFLYHQATERLYHCVLLVSTFYTPHVHNIGFLRTQAERLDRRLVDVWPRERRVDQTAWERLKEAYVKARYSKHYEISAEQLDWLAKRVEELGAVVHTICTERLSALEAKVSSIN from the coding sequence ATGCGCACCAATCTTGAACATCTATCCGCGCAGAAGCAACGTGAGCTTGATCGCGTCGTACAATTCATCTTCGAAGAATTCGATGATGCCTTAGCACTCGCTAAACATGAGTGGAAAAAGCGGGGGCGGATCGACAAAATCGTCCTGTACGGCAGCTATGCTCGTGGTGATTGGGTGGACGAACCACATACGGCAAAGGGCTACCAGTCAGATTTCGACATACTGATCATTGTCAATGACAAACGCTTGACCGATCGTGTTGATTATTGGCTGAAGCTTGAAGATCGATTTAATCGCGAATTGGCGATTACCCATGGCCTGAGAACACCGGTCAATTTTATTGTTCATTCACTGCAGGAGGTCAATGACGGGCTTGCCCATGGTCGATATTTCTTCATCGACTTGCGGCGCGATGGCATCGCGCTTTATCAATTTGACGACAGTGAATTGCATGTCGCCAAGCCAAAAACATCTGAAGACGCATTGGCGATGGCAAAAGAATATTTCCAAGATTGGCTTCCAACCGCTCAAAGCTTCTCGCGCAATGCCGGCTATGCAATTCGAGATGGAGATCTTAAACTTAGCGCCTTTCTCTATCACCAAGCCACAGAACGACTGTACCATTGCGTTTTACTTGTGAGCACTTTTTACACGCCGCACGTCCATAACATTGGATTTCTTCGCACCCAAGCCGAACGTCTTGATCGTCGCCTCGTGGATGTTTGGCCACGCGAACGCCGCGTCGATCAAACCGCGTGGGAAAGGCTCAAGGAAGCTTACGTGAAAGCGCGGTATTCGAAACACTATGAGATCAGCGCGGAGCAGTTGGACTGGCTAGCGAAACGAGTCGAGGAGTTGGGCGCAGTGGTTCACACCATTTGCACCGAACGCCTGTCTGCTCTTGAGGCCAAGGTGTCCTCCATCAACTGA
- a CDS encoding sce7725 family protein: protein MYHPYFRGKQFELITIRETAGVMAQAGFVPIIEPVKETLKGLHRALQTVCEADGKAIVIVNPYVGDHQDNGTGITGLLAQEFADNAAISAGILLRDDMSLEDAYALFEAHAAHDPVFIHAGFGEQKALAEQLGAGLKDTRHVFIEKHASTLYRKPFAAARRVLVRDGFEKLKNSEYAKIPSEEFSELHITYGDLAMEGFGDFLMVGDSYSEGGGPAYAVAIHLTYIDPERDDVMYIYHFVSTTNDTPTDPAGKFGQALEKLIAKLGVGNSKLLETSAIKEFRDLHAKGHFPGLGYVKKLSMNHHIETLADFLS from the coding sequence ATGTATCATCCCTATTTTCGCGGCAAGCAGTTCGAACTCATCACCATTCGAGAGACAGCGGGGGTAATGGCACAAGCGGGGTTTGTGCCGATCATCGAACCGGTCAAGGAGACTCTGAAGGGACTACATAGGGCCCTGCAGACGGTCTGCGAAGCGGACGGCAAGGCGATCGTCATCGTCAATCCCTACGTCGGCGATCATCAGGACAACGGGACCGGTATTACCGGTCTCCTCGCCCAGGAGTTTGCAGACAATGCGGCGATATCTGCCGGCATACTTCTTCGGGACGACATGAGCCTCGAAGATGCCTACGCGCTTTTCGAAGCCCACGCTGCACACGATCCGGTATTTATCCATGCCGGTTTCGGGGAACAGAAGGCTTTGGCTGAGCAGCTTGGCGCAGGTCTAAAGGACACCCGCCATGTCTTCATTGAGAAGCATGCAAGCACGCTCTACCGCAAGCCCTTTGCGGCCGCGCGCCGGGTTCTGGTCCGCGATGGCTTCGAGAAGCTCAAGAACTCGGAATATGCCAAGATCCCTTCGGAGGAGTTCTCCGAACTCCACATCACCTACGGCGACCTTGCCATGGAGGGCTTCGGCGATTTCCTCATGGTGGGCGACAGCTACTCGGAAGGCGGTGGCCCCGCCTACGCAGTCGCGATCCATCTCACGTACATTGACCCCGAGCGCGACGACGTGATGTATATCTACCATTTCGTTTCGACCACGAATGATACTCCGACCGACCCCGCCGGCAAGTTCGGACAGGCGCTGGAAAAGCTGATCGCGAAGCTCGGGGTCGGCAATTCTAAGCTTTTGGAAACCTCGGCAATCAAGGAATTTCGCGATCTCCATGCCAAGGGTCATTTTCCGGGGCTTGGCTACGTCAAGAAACTCTCGATGAACCATCACATCGAGACGCTTGCCGACTTTCTTTCCTGA
- a CDS encoding RES family NAD+ phosphorylase, giving the protein MARHQCCPECFGDHHLRDQVFPFLGATSGQCNYCGTQDALLIEPSALADWFGPLISVYEPHEDGEPIAEWLKRDWQLFSHPRMDAAHTKELLADILDDGEIVRGKFIPSPSYKSEALMQWETLRDEMMYQNRWFLDVSFDKDRLAQLLDYLVATDLPTQWFRARIRAGDVNYPIAEMGPPPKRLASHGRANPAGIPYLYLGSTATTAAAEVRPHTGEIACVANFEVPPIRAVDLRAPRKGVSPFIVQDPGAIGQLRADLPLLERLGEELTRPVLPSGAAIDYIPSQYLCEFIKKLGFDGVVYRSSVSDGINLALFNPTRATGGGVSLYRVSRVSVEVAVAPAA; this is encoded by the coding sequence ATGGCCAGACATCAGTGCTGCCCGGAATGTTTCGGCGACCACCATTTGCGCGACCAAGTATTCCCGTTCCTTGGGGCGACCAGTGGGCAATGCAACTATTGCGGGACGCAAGATGCCCTACTGATCGAGCCTTCTGCCCTGGCAGATTGGTTCGGCCCTTTGATCAGCGTATATGAGCCGCATGAAGATGGCGAACCGATAGCCGAATGGCTGAAACGGGACTGGCAGCTGTTTTCCCATCCCAGAATGGATGCGGCACACACCAAGGAACTGCTCGCCGACATTCTCGATGACGGCGAAATCGTGCGGGGAAAGTTCATTCCCTCGCCAAGCTACAAGAGTGAGGCGCTCATGCAGTGGGAGACCCTGCGTGACGAAATGATGTACCAGAACCGCTGGTTTCTTGACGTCAGTTTCGACAAGGATCGGTTGGCCCAGCTGCTGGATTATCTCGTCGCGACCGACTTGCCGACGCAGTGGTTTCGCGCCCGTATCCGCGCTGGCGATGTCAATTACCCGATTGCGGAAATGGGGCCTCCGCCAAAGCGTTTGGCAAGCCATGGTAGGGCAAATCCCGCTGGCATTCCCTACCTGTATCTCGGCTCTACTGCGACTACGGCCGCTGCCGAAGTGAGGCCGCATACCGGCGAAATCGCGTGCGTTGCCAACTTTGAAGTTCCGCCCATCCGTGCCGTGGATTTGCGTGCGCCGCGTAAGGGAGTTTCTCCGTTCATCGTTCAGGATCCAGGTGCGATCGGCCAGCTACGAGCCGATCTCCCGCTGCTTGAACGCTTAGGCGAGGAGCTCACGCGCCCGGTTTTGCCATCGGGCGCGGCGATCGACTACATCCCAAGCCAATATCTGTGCGAGTTTATCAAGAAGCTTGGGTTCGACGGCGTCGTCTATCGCAGCTCGGTAAGCGATGGCATTAACCTAGCCCTCTTCAATCCGACGCGAGCCACCGGCGGCGGCGTATCGCTTTACAGAGTCTCGCGGGTATCGGTTGAAGTGGCGGTAGCGCCAGCAGCTTGA